The sequence TATATCCAAAAAAGGATAGCGGTTTACTGCTGTTCAGGCTTATGAAGATGGAAACGATGATCATCATGATGAGTAAAAAAATTACGATTGGTATGACTTTTTTGACAATTTTCACTACCTGCTCCATATTTCACCCTCTATTCTAGTTGTGTTGTGTGTAATTTCTGATGGAAGTAAAAGAAGTTCTATTCTAATCAGAATTTCGTTAAGATTCTGATTTCTGTTTATATTATTACACAACTCAGTAACTTGGGGTATTGGGGTTTACAAGGGGAAGAACTCCTAAATTTAGAGGTATTAATGCCCAATATAATGTATGATTGAAATGAAAGAAGTCTATATTCACATACGAATAATTCCGACACGAGACGAAATAACCAGTCATATATAACTATCTCAATCCCCCAAATTTGTCGGTAAGGTCGATGAAGAATCCTCCCAATTCTTTACAAGAAACAATTATATTCTATAATTAGGAATAGGAATAAGGGCAAGAATGGTACTTGTAGTGTCTCGCTGTTCTCGTAAACCTTACTGCTTATCATCCAGGAGAGCAGTGGTTGATTTCCGCTTTAATCAGCTAAGAAGGTTCCCACTAGTAATCGCCCGAATAGATCCACAAAAATAGAACTCTATTCATTTTAACTGAATTCACTTTCACTCTACTCTAATTTTTGGAGGAATTACATTTGACCACTATCATTGACAAATTAAGATTAACCAAATATCAAAATATGGCAGTCCTTCATCAGCCCGATGATTATTCTATCTTTACAGGTATGCCGACATCTCTTTCTGAGAATCACGAAGCTATCTTTATATTTGTTAAAACGATTGAGGAGATGGATGAACATTTAAACAAGATCCTTCAGAACGAAAAAGTCCTGCTTCCAAAAGGTTATCTTTTTTTCGCATATCCGAAAAAAGGGAATACTCGATTTGATACCTATATTCACCGTGATGAATTGTTTCCGGCAATAAATGTTGGGAAAGATGGTTATATCGGGGACAGCGATATCAAGTTTTCACGTATGGTGAGTATGGACGATGTCTTTACGGTTATCGGCATGAAACGTGAAAAGAAAAAAGTAGCGAAGACACCTGCTTCGAGTCAATGTGTTGCAGATTATGAGGGAAATGTAAAGGACGTGGAAGCATTACTAAAAGACCATCCGGCAGAGTTGAAATTCTATCAAAACCTGACGCCTGGTTATCAAAAAGACTGGGCAAGGCAAATCTTTTCGGCTAAACAGCAATCCACACGTGACAAAAGAACCCATCAGATGATTGAAATCTTGTCTGAAGGATATAAGACGCTGGATCTATATCGTAGAAAAAAGAATCAGAAAAAAGAATCGAGTGAGTGATATTATCATTCACTCGATTTTTCTTACCTCTTTACATCATTTCTAAATATAAAGTGCCGATCACTAGAATCGACACAATGGATCCTTTTGTTATTTAATAGAAACTGTATTTGCATCAGAAATGATGATGGATAATCCTCATTTCCACTTTTTTTATTTGCTTTTACCTTAATCTCAACTTCAATATTTTAGTTTAAAAAGCATAATAGCCGTATAAAAACCATCCCAAATGCACACCATATGTTTGCTCTATATTTAAACTAGGGGTGGGAAATCATGGATTGGTTTGGCCACAGTCATCAATCTTTCCATTTTAGCTTGTTTTCTGTAAGTCACGTTATTATATTAGCCATCTTTATATTTATTGCAGTCATCCTTTTTCTTTACCGAAAAAATGTGAATGAAAGTAAATGGAGAAAAATTGAAAAAGGAACAGCTTATTCCTTGATTATAATGGAGATCATGAATCATGTATGGATGTATGTACATGGAGTATGGAAATTCGGCCGTTCCATGCCTTTGGAGTTGTGTAATATCGCTGTCATTTTATGTATCTGTTTACTATTGACCAGAAAAAAAATATTCTTTGAATTATTATTTTTTATTGCTGTTTTAGGTGCGACACAAGCAATCATTACTCCCGCATTGACATATGATTTCCCTCACTTTCGATTTCTTCACTTTTTCTATTCGCATTTGTTCGCCGTATGGGTAACGTTGTATTTTACGTTAGTAAAAGGGTATCACCCAACATTCAGGTCGTTTACAAAACTTATTGTCTTTATTAACCTCCTAATGCCGATCATCTTGTTCGTGAATAAGCAGGCAGACGGAAATTATTGGTTTTTACGCCACAAACCAAAAAGCCCAAGTCTATTTGATGTACTGGGACCGTATCCGTGGTATATCTTAACGCTTGAAAGTGTCTTAATTGTAATTAGCGTGATTACATGGCTCATCTTACGAAAAATGCGGGGAACAATCTCGGCCTGAAACAAGACAATGATTCTAATTGGCACAGTGCTAAAAAAGAGATCCTTTGTTTCTTAGATGAGTGTTAGAGGAAAGGGACATTCATTAAAAATAGAGTGTTTAAGGAATTAAACCTTAAACACTCTAACGGACTCTTATAATATTGCTCAATGTTCTGTGAACTTATTGGACTCCAAGCTCTTCCAGAATCCTCTCCAATGATTTGCCTTTGTAGTTCTGTTTCGCTTTCGGAGCATTCTCTGCCGTTGGATTTTTCATGAGGTAATTCTCTTTCACATATCCAATGTCTGCAGCATCAACGGTACCGTCGAAATTAATATCTGCATTACGATCGGATGTCCCCCACTTCTCTTGAATGTAAACAGCATCCATCACATCAATAACATCGTCTTTATTTACATCACCGGCTTCAAGTGTTGTGAACAAGATATCTTTATATCCATAAGAACCCATTTTAAAAGTTTTATGGAATGTGAAATGACCTGGTACATTCAATTCCAGATTGAGTTGTTCATCAATTACTGTTAAAGGTAAATTGAAGTCAAACCCTGGTCCATTCTCTATAGTTCCTTCATAAACTGTTCCATCCACACCAGTCATTTTTGCTTCTGCACTGAGTGTTGAATAGTCAATATTCGTCGCAGGATCACCATTATATGGGTTCATGAATGCCTCCGTTTTAATGGTACCTTCAACCCTTGCTTCGGGCTTCATACGAAAATGAGGTGCTGCATTAAACAACATGTCTTGAGTGTTTCCTTCAGCATCGGTAATGGAAGTCCTCAGACTACTTGGTGAAAGTGTTCCCCCATACCACTCATCTTTTACCTTATACGTCACGTTGACTAAAGGCAGATCTCCAGACAAAGGCTGCTGTCCTTCCTTCAAGGTTGCGGTAACCTCTAACTGTGAAGAATAAGGGGAAGAATTATCATTTTCAACCTTCACTGAAATTTTATCACTCATGCCTGATGCTGGTTTAACCTCTGCAATATCAACATAATAATTATTATAGTTGAATGTGTAAACTGCTTCTTTAACATTCTCCACATTATTTAAGGAGAGAGCGACATCCAAAGTTTCACCCATAAATGCTGCCCGTCTGTCTGGCTGCACGAGTGCATAAGGCTCACCTTCTCTGATGAAGTAAATGTCACTGCTTTCTACATATGTTCTGTTAGTGGCAGGATCGATCCCGGTAAAATCAAGATGCATTGGTCTTGTTTCGTCCATTGGAATGTCAACGGAAAACGTTCCATCTTCATTTACCGGCAGTTCTCCTCTATTTCGGAAATTAAGATAATCGCGATAGACAACCTTATTATCTCCTTGAGTAACATCAACCCCTGCTTCTTTCATTTCCCCAATTTCTTTATCGAAGATTGAACCTGTAATCTTGACTGTTGTTTCTTCTGGCTTATATTCATATACACCCGACTCAGGTTTTAGAGAAAGCTTTGGTGCATTATAGTCAATGGATAGTGTATCCGTTTCCGAGAAAGTCTTTCCTTCATCGTTTGTGGCAACGACCTTTACTTTATAAAAACCAGGCTCAGCACGTTCCGGATGATGAGCAAGTGGTTTGTCTGGACTTCCTGTCAGTGGGTAGTAGATCCCATCAAAGGCATTTTTTAAAGTCAAATCACCATTAGTTAAGCTCGAAGCAAATCCATCAACTGATCCAATAAACCCGATTTCCTTGTTTGTTTTTCCATCTACTAGGAATAGGTCAAGTGTTTTCATATGTGATTTTAAATTGAATGTTGCGTCAATAAATCGAGTCATACTTACATCAAAATAATTGTAAGGAAAGGTCATTGCTTCATGGCTAAGGTTGTAATAATTGATTCCTTCTTCCACCGTTTGAATGGCAAAAGGAACCTGGTAGGATTCATCCGGATTGTTTCTATTGGTATACACGATATATCCTTCATATGTGCCCAGCTCTGCTGTTTTTGGAATCGTCATGAATACACTCGTTTTCTTCTTGGCATTTCCGTTAACTTTTATTGTTGAATTGGTTGTAAGGTTCACTCCGTTTTCCGAAGCATCCTTTGAGCTTCTGCGATCCTTTTGGAACTGTACCGTTACATCAAATGTTTTGGATTCTTTACTGTTGTTGTATAGGACAAGGGAACGATCCTCTGTTAGATGTTTGCCATTTGGGGCAAATGTACCGAAGCTGATAGCTCCCGTGTTATTGTCTATGCTTTTTTCTTTTCCATCAACTGGATGCAACGTTTTGCCCAGCACTTCAATTCTTGTGTTTGAATGGACAGCTTCATATGGATCGACAACACCGGAACCTACTTCGTACACACTGTAATCTCCATTTAACGGATCTGCCGTATTCATTAAAATTTGCTTAACTTCCGATGGTGATAATTCTGGATTTGATTGTATTAATAACGCTGCCACACCCGCGGCATTTGGACTTGCCATTGATGTTCCGGATAATCGGTCGTAGGCGTATTCATACTTCCCTATTTGATCTTCTCCATGCATATAGGATGGGATTGTTGAGAATACAGAGACACCAGGAGCTGTTACTTCCGGTTTAATGTCATATGTTGTACGTGCGGGACCACGGGAGCTGAAGTCTGCCAATTTGTTTCCTTCGGTCGTTTCTTGTCCCATTTCATTAAAAGAGAATGTTGCTTCTCCGGCAGAGACTTTCTTTTTCAGCTCATTTCCTTGTTCGTAAGATAGATTGAATGTCGGGACAAATTGATAGCCTTCCCCTAAATAGGTAGGGATGAAGCCTTCTTCCGGAATATTATTATAGAGCAAAACAGCTTTTGCACCTTTTTTATAAGCTATTGTAATTTTATCAACGAAACTTGTAATGCCACGTTGAATTAAAACGATTTTCCCTTCCACATTTTTATTATTATAATGGGATTCATATCCGAGGGAAACATCGATAACTGGAATACTTTGTCCCCTTAGCTCCTCCAAGTTATCTTCATACCCTTTTCCAAGTAATTTCAAATCTGCAGGAAGCGTGGTGTCTGCATGCAGTGTTCCTTTCGCCGTAACAACATTTTCGGATGTGTCACTGGCACCAACCGTTATAGCTAATGGGGCAGTTCCCGGAGAACCAAGTGTATACAAGCCACTGCCGCTGTTTCCGGCTGATACGACAGCTGTCACGCCGGCAAGTACGGCATTATTTACTGCAATACTTGTTGCATACATTGGGTTGTTGTAGCTTGCTCCAAGTGAAAGATTGATGACATCCAGATCATCCGCTACAGCTTGATCAATCCCTGCCAATACATCTTCTGTATATCCGGAACCATAGGGGCCCAAGACACGATAGACATATAAATCTGCATCTGGCGCTACCCCCGTTACTGCATGATCGACACTGTTGTCCCCTGTACCGGCAATGATCCCCGAAACGTGTGACCCATGATGAGTATAATAGTATGCACCTGTGAGGGGATTCCTTTCTCCGTATCCTGAGTTCTTCCAGTCTTCATACGTCGTTTCCATCGGATCATTGTCATTGTCCACAAAGTCATAGCCGCCCTTATAGGCATCCTTTAAATCAGGATGTTTATAATCAACGCCTGTATCCAGCACCCCTACCTTTATCCCTTCGCCGGTTAGTCCTTCAGCATGTAATTTCTCCACTCCTGGAAATGTACGCATTCCTGTTTCATTATTTTCGTTAGAGGATTCACCTTGTTGTACAGGAGGCTCTACATGTACCTCATCATTTGACCATACCGCTTTTACTTGGTTGGATTCCAATAAAGCCTTTACTTTGTTGGCAGGCAGTTCAATCGCAACACCATTAAAGGCATTTTTATACGACCTTTTTACTTTATAAACTTCTTTTTTCTTTTTTGTTTCATTTTTATAAATCTTTTGCAGATCTGATTTGAATGTTTTATGTGCTGCTTCAGCTTTTTGTTTAGCCTCGTCAAGTGACAGCTTCTTACCATTAGCAGCAGCCTCTACCACCGCTGTCTCAGCGGGCTTGTCCTTAAATTCTACAATGACAGATATTTCTTCTTTACTTTCGAGATTCGTTTCTGGGGATAGTTGCAGTCCTTCTAAATTGTTCACTTTTAATTGATTTAATGCTTGCCGCTGCCCGGGAGTCAATTTTGCCAGTACCTGGTCAATGGGTGAGGCTGTTGATGCGGCGGCGACCTGATCAAGAGGAGTCTGGGCAACAGGATTAAGCAATAACCCCGTGCCTAACGTTAAAGTTGTTAAACTTTTTGTCAATTTGATCTTCATTCATCTCTTCCCTTCTTCTTTTACTAAAGCTCATTTCGATTATATTTGGACTTGACGGGATATCATTTTTTGAAAATTCAATCAAATCAAAAAAAGAAAAAGAGCATTTTGCAGCTCTTTTCCTCAAATTAATTATTCCATTTTTCCTGTTTGTAACAGATTAGTATATTTTTTATCAAGTTGGGGTGTCGCATAAACTCTATAATTCCAAAAGGCTAACAAACATTTTTTGAACCTTTCCATATTCCCAATCCTATTTGATAAGTCCGCTACTTCTATAAGTTCATCCAAACCTTCTTCGAATTGACTGCTTTTACATTGGAACAAGGCGTGCGCATAGCGAAAGTCTAAATTCATTTTTTCTTTCAGCCATGGTTCCTTGCTTTCGGCCATATCGTCGATTACATGTTGGAACCTTTCTATGAGTGTATTGGCATCATTTAAACGATCTAATCGAACGTATGTCTCAAATATCCTAGGCAGTCCCACATATATATCTTCCCTTTTTTCCAGCCAGGAGAGATACTCATCTACATATTCCAACTTACCAAAATCCAACAGGGCTGCATAGCGATTACCTGCTGCAATTTCCGTATAATACTCGCTTATTATGGAGTATTCATCTATTATATTCAATACTTCTTCAAGGGAATTCCCTATCCTTGAAAGAGCAAGTCCCTTATACATTAAGGCTCGTCCATAATAGTCGCCTTCGGGTGCCAGTTTCTTTAATTTCTCTGCGTAATTCAGCACTAGCCTCCATTCCTCACGCCGATAATAATCTGCCATAATCCACATATAGGCCTCCAACCTGATCTCATTCGGCATATAAGCTAATTGATCTAACACAAAAGACAAGGCATGCTGTCCTTTGTCGGTCCCTCTTACAATATAGAATCTCCTGAAATAACTTACTGCAACTTTTTCTGAAAAGCGATCCGACTCACTTTCAATAATCACCTCATAGAGCGGGAGTGCCTTTTCGCCTATTCCTTCCTGAAAAAGATCTTCTGCAACATTAAATATATATAATAGATTTTTCTTTCTGACCGTTTTAGACTGTTCCTCCAGCATCAGATTTATTAAGTCACTGTAAAGGTTGACATACCCTTCCGCTGCACACTTATACAAGAACTGTATACTTCTGCGTTTGTCCGCATGGTTACCTTTATTTAAGCATTCCTCTAAATAGTACTGATAGAGAGTACCATCAGATAAGCCGAGTGCGTTTGTTATAGCATCCAGGTTTTGCAAAGAAAGAGGCTGCCTGTGATTAAAGAGGCGGCTGATCTCGCTTATATGAATACCGGATTCCTTGGAAAGTTCTGTTTTATTCCAATTTTTCATTTGCATATACTTCTGAATTTCTTGATAGAGAGCAGCATTCATTTGATTCACCTGTTCCTTTTCATAAAACGAATTGAGCTGTTGCCATGAACAAACTCCCTTGATTGATGTTAATTTGATAGAATTTTTCAAAAACATTATCCCATCAAATTCAATTATAATCAAAGGAAAATGATAGAAAGGTAACAATTAGAGAGGACTAAACAGGCTTTGTTGATACCTTAGATGGAATGTATTTATTCATTACTATTCTTTCAATTATGGAGTGGATGTGACATGGATAAGGGAAAAATCATAAAATTTTATCGTCAGAAAGCCAAACTAACACAAGAACAGCTTGGATATGGGATTTGTTCAAATACGCATGTTAGTAAAATCGAACAGGGGAAAACGGATTATTCTTCAGAGATCACCTCTTTGTTTTCTAAACGGCTCGGAATTGATATTGAAGAGGAGTTAATGCGGTACAAAAATATCAAGAGGCTTCTTCATTGCTGGCATGATGCGATGATCAGGCAACGCGATGAAGAAATCGAAACGATAAAAAACGAACTGGAGAAAGAACCATTAATAACGATCAGTGACTATCAAGTTCTTTATGAACTTCTGAACGCAAGATACCATCTACTACATTCTGAATTAAGACAGGCCGATAAAATCATAAAAGCTATAAAAAAGAAACATAAACATTTGCCACCCTACGAAAGAAATTTACTCAAGCATTTATCAGGCATGTATTACTTATCCAAAAAGGATGTATTAAAAGCGTTCTCTACCTTAGGAACAATTAACGTTGATGATTACAATAATGAAGAGTACTATTTAACGTTAGCGAGCTCCTACCTTGCCACAGGTTCAAAGGTAATGGCTTATTACTATGCAGAAAAGTCGTTGCGATATTTTATCAATAGTAATAATTTGCTTAAAATGATCGACGCAGAAATGATTATGTTGATGACGCGCGAAAGTGACGGATGCAGTGATTTTCAACAGAAAGTCGAACAATACGATGCTTTAATTCAAACTTGCGATATATGTCATGCTTTTGACAAGAAGGCACGGGTGCTTCATAACTTAGCTTATGAATACTATAATAGAAATAAATATGAATGTGCAAAACGACTGTACGAACAATCCATGTCCTTAAAAGAAAAAAAATCAACTTGTTATTTAATCTCTCTGGAAGGATTCATCCGGAGCAGCCATAAAGGTAATTTATTGGCGAATACCGAAATAGAAAACCTTGTCTTTGAAGGGATTTCCATTGCAAGGGAGCTCAGTGAATATTTATATTCACTCAGCTTTAAACTTCTTCACCTTCTCCTAAACAATCAACATACTGAATATTATAACTACCTAATCACTAACGCTCTACCATACTTTAAGAAGCGTGGTTATGTATCGTTGATCCAACAATACGAAAAGGAACTCTTTCATTATTACATGAAAACAAACGAAACCAATAAAGCTCTTGAGCTGGCGACAAAAGTATTTTCTGATTAATTAATTAATTATAGAATGGTTTTCAAAAAAAGCCAGGAATGTCCCCCTGGCTTTTTTGAGTTCACTAATTTCTTGTTTCAAGACCGATTGAATGGAATAATTTTTCCAACGTCACCTTGCCATGTTTTTCTTTTGGCTTTTTATTATCTTTGGCATCAGGCCCTTTTTCAAGGAAGTTTTTTTCTATAAATCGAAGATCTGATTCATCTACTTTTCCGTCTTGGTTTATGTCTCCCTTGTTAACCCCTACATTTTCTTTTCCATATGAGAAAACCGAGACGATCGCATCTTGTATATCAACCACCTTATCCCCATTCACATCGCCAGCCAGAGCTTTGCCCGTATCTACTAAGATCCGTACCCCGGCGAGATCTCCATCGACGTTTTTCACTAATTTCGCCGAGGCTTTGGTCGTGAGGTGACCTGGTACCTTTACATAGATTTCATACTCTTCTTCTGATAATGGAAGATTATCGATTGTAAAGTAACCATTGTCGAAAATCTCAGACGCTTCATATGTTTTCCCATCTGCTGCTTTTGCATATACTTTTGCACCAAGTTTAGAGTAGTCGATCGAAGCAGCCAATTGTCCATTTTCCTTATAGAAAGCTTCAGGATTAATAGTTCCATTCACAACAGAGTGACCGGCTAGAATTGTAAATGACTTGTCTTTAATTACACGAATCATTGTAGGACTGGAATCTGATGTTTTCTTATACTTAAAGGAACTCGTTTCAAATGTTATTTCATCTGGAGCATAGTATTCATCATTAATGACTTTAAATGTGACATCTAAGAATGGCAGATCTTTATCAATGAGGAAGCCATTTTGGTCGATCGAAGCCCCTACTTTAACGTTCCCAGTAGTTAATGTTGGCTCATCCAGATTTACTTTAACGCCTTTTTCATCGGCATATTGTTTAAATGTATCATTGACTTTGACATTTTGAAATTCAAGTAATTTATTATAAAAAGGTACGTTGTATTCCCCGGAGGCGAATTGCTTAATATTGTTTAAATTCAATGTCATTGTAATTTCGTCACCCATAAGAAGCTTTTCTTTGTCATAAGTAGGAACGGCATATTCAGCTCCTTCTTTTATGAACTTGTAATTTTTAATACCTTGTGGATACGCTTCGGATGCTGTAGCATTATTGAAGGCAAACAGGTTGGTATCTAAATAGGTCATACTGTCAATTCTTTCCTTCATAGCAGGGAATCTAAAGTTTCCTTCACTATCCAGGTTAAGAAATAAATGATTATAGAAGCTGTATTCCCACCAAAGTACACCATGGATTGATTGATCAATATTGATACCTTTCTCTTTGAGCTTGTCGACGGCATCATCGTATACATTGCCATGTAGCCATATTGCTTGGCCATCATACCCATCTTCTGTCGTATACATTGAATCATTCACTTCATAAAGGCCAGGTTCCATGGATAATTCTACTTTTGGAGGCGTATTGTCAATCATAACAATGTCGTCCTTACTATATGCTTTACCCTGCTCATCATACCCAATCATTTCAAACGTATAAATACCTTCCGGCAATTTCACCTTTTTATCAGAAATCGGCTGCGAAGGATCATTGGTGAATGGGTATACCAGTCCAGTAAAAATTTTTTCTCCCCAATAATCAATACCTGTCATTAAATGGCTTGCATCAATGGTTCCCATAAATCCAATTGCTTCTCCTGATCCATCTCTCACCAACATATCAATCGTCTTTAATTGGCTTGATAAATTGATGATTGCATTGGTATATGGCGTCGTATACGGATGAATATTAATGGGATCATTCGTAATCATCGGTCTTGTCAATTCCATCTTCTCAAATCCCTTATCTGTCACACGGATGGCAAAAGGGATTTGGTAGTTCTCTTCTTCATTTTTCGAATTGACAAGGTGAATGTATCCTTCATAACGTCCGATTTCCGCAACTTCTGAAACACGAATAACCGGCTCAATTTCTGCAGATTTTCCTTTTTCTACAGAAATCGTATCGGGCATCGTTACTTCTACCCCATTCTTGCCGGCATCTTGAATCTGTCCCTTAGCCGGTAAAAATTCAACATTTGTGATAAATTCCTTCGTATCTTTTTCATTTAGATTTTGAATTACGACTTTTCTGCTGTCTTCAATATGTCCTTCTTCCTCTTTAAAGTGAGTGCCGAAAGCAATGGAACCCGTTTCTTCATCAATTTCGACAAGGCTGCCATCTTGTTCATGCATCGTTTTGTCCAGAACCTTCACCAATGTATCCGCATGGACTGCCTCATGGACATCAATCCGGCCTGCGCCAACTTCATTAACGGAATAGTCACCATTCATTTCATCAGCAGTATTCATCAAAGCTTCCTTCACTTCAAAAGGTGTGTATTCGGGATGAGCTTGCATGATGAGTGCTGCAGCACCTGCTACGTGAGGAGAGGCCATTGATGTTCCACTTAGACGGCCATATGCAGCATCATAACTTTCTCCCTCTTCAGGATGATTGATAAACTCAGGAAAAGTTGAGGATATCGCCACACCTGGTCCTACGACATCTGGTTTAATGTCATCATTCCCGTGAGCTGGCCCTCTCGAACTGAATTCCGCTAAGTGATCTCCCCCTGTCTTGACGCTTCCTAACGACTCAAAGGTAATTTCTGATTGTGATTTCAGTTGTTCCCCTTCAGCCTTTGATATGCGGAAAGCAGGTATATAATTAGTCCCTTCGCCTATAAAAGCTTCTATTTCACCATCCACATTGTTATAAATAATCGCGGCTTTAGCACCTGCATCTTTTGCATTTTGAACTTTTTCATCGAAAGTAATGAGGCCGCGCTCAATGAACGCTACCTTACCAACTACATCTTTGTTAGTAAAATCGCTTTTTGCACCGATTCCCACTTCAATAATTGGAAGGGTCATATTCTGGAGGTCTTCCAAGTTATCTGTGAAATTTTGTGCTAATAGCTTCATATCCTTAATTTCTTGACCTCCCGAATTGGCAGTAATGGTCGGGATCGTTACTGACACATCGCTGGCACCAACTGTTATTCCTAATGCAGCCGATCCTGGAGATCCCAGTGTTTTTTCATTAGGGCCTGTGTTACCTGCCGAAACTACCGTAACAACGCCAGAGAGCATTGCATTGTTAACCGCTATAGACGACGGATTAAGAGGGTCATTGATATTAGACCCTAGAGACAGGTTGATAACATCCATACCATCTGTTACCGACTTATCAATACCTGCCATTACAGCAGCGGTTGACCCACTCCCATACGGACCTAATACTCGGTATGCATAAAGATCGACATCAGGGGCTACCCCCTTTACGGCTGCTGGAGAGCTGTTTTCCTTGGATGCTGCGATGGACCCTGATACGTGTGTTCCATGGTATGTATAATAACTGGAACCATTGAATTCAGGTCTCCCGGAATCCTTCCACTCCTGATAAGTCGCCTCCATGGGATCTGAATCATTATCGACAAAATCGTATCCGCCTTTATAAGAGACTTTTAAATCCGGATGGTTATAGTCAATACCTGTATCAATAACCCCAACTTTAATCCCCTCACCTGTAATATTCTCTTGGTGAAGCTTGTCCGCACCAATTTGTGAAAGACTGTCATCGACATTGGATGGAGTCCCTGAATTCATTTCTTTTGCCTCTTGTGGGAGATCAAGCTTAACTTCATTATCCTTCCACACTCGCTTCACGACTCCCGTACTGAGAAGCTCTTGAACTGCCCTGGCCGGCAACGTCATCGCTACCCCATTGAAAGCTGCATGGAATTCTTTCGTTATCTTGGCCTCCTCCATTTTTTCATCATCTGGTCTATTTAATTTTTTGACCTTTTTCCACTCTTTTTTGAACGTATCGTGCTCGCTTTCAGCTTTTTCTTTTGCAGAAGATAGAGACACTCTTTTCCCTTTGACAGCTTGCTTTGCGACCTCTACTTTTGCAGGAGCCTGATTAAATTCGACGATTACGTCTACCATTTCAGAGCTGTTTTGGTTTATCTCCGGCGATATGGTGAATCCAGGCGAGATCTCCAGCTCTTTCAATGCCTTCCTTTGCTGATCCGTTAAGTTCATCAACATCTGTTCTACGTTTTTCTGTTTATTCTGAAAATTTTCTACAGCGATAGCTCCTGATGGAATACCTGCGGAAACTAACAAACTGGCAATTACAGTGCCCTTA is a genomic window of Rossellomorea sp. y25 containing:
- a CDS encoding helix-turn-helix transcriptional regulator; translation: MKNSIKLTSIKGVCSWQQLNSFYEKEQVNQMNAALYQEIQKYMQMKNWNKTELSKESGIHISEISRLFNHRQPLSLQNLDAITNALGLSDGTLYQYYLEECLNKGNHADKRRSIQFLYKCAAEGYVNLYSDLINLMLEEQSKTVRKKNLLYIFNVAEDLFQEGIGEKALPLYEVIIESESDRFSEKVAVSYFRRFYIVRGTDKGQHALSFVLDQLAYMPNEIRLEAYMWIMADYYRREEWRLVLNYAEKLKKLAPEGDYYGRALMYKGLALSRIGNSLEEVLNIIDEYSIISEYYTEIAAGNRYAALLDFGKLEYVDEYLSWLEKREDIYVGLPRIFETYVRLDRLNDANTLIERFQHVIDDMAESKEPWLKEKMNLDFRYAHALFQCKSSQFEEGLDELIEVADLSNRIGNMERFKKCLLAFWNYRVYATPQLDKKYTNLLQTGKME
- a CDS encoding YdeI/OmpD-associated family protein, whose amino-acid sequence is MAVLHQPDDYSIFTGMPTSLSENHEAIFIFVKTIEEMDEHLNKILQNEKVLLPKGYLFFAYPKKGNTRFDTYIHRDELFPAINVGKDGYIGDSDIKFSRMVSMDDVFTVIGMKREKKKVAKTPASSQCVADYEGNVKDVEALLKDHPAELKFYQNLTPGYQKDWARQIFSAKQQSTRDKRTHQMIEILSEGYKTLDLYRRKKNQKKESSE
- a CDS encoding TIGR02206 family membrane protein, yielding MDWFGHSHQSFHFSLFSVSHVIILAIFIFIAVILFLYRKNVNESKWRKIEKGTAYSLIIMEIMNHVWMYVHGVWKFGRSMPLELCNIAVILCICLLLTRKKIFFELLFFIAVLGATQAIITPALTYDFPHFRFLHFFYSHLFAVWVTLYFTLVKGYHPTFRSFTKLIVFINLLMPIILFVNKQADGNYWFLRHKPKSPSLFDVLGPYPWYILTLESVLIVISVITWLILRKMRGTISA
- a CDS encoding S8 family serine peptidase, whose product is MKIKLTKSLTTLTLGTGLLLNPVAQTPLDQVAAASTASPIDQVLAKLTPGQRQALNQLKVNNLEGLQLSPETNLESKEEISVIVEFKDKPAETAVVEAAANGKKLSLDEAKQKAEAAHKTFKSDLQKIYKNETKKKKEVYKVKRSYKNAFNGVAIELPANKVKALLESNQVKAVWSNDEVHVEPPVQQGESSNENNETGMRTFPGVEKLHAEGLTGEGIKVGVLDTGVDYKHPDLKDAYKGGYDFVDNDNDPMETTYEDWKNSGYGERNPLTGAYYYTHHGSHVSGIIAGTGDNSVDHAVTGVAPDADLYVYRVLGPYGSGYTEDVLAGIDQAVADDLDVINLSLGASYNNPMYATSIAVNNAVLAGVTAVVSAGNSGSGLYTLGSPGTAPLAITVGASDTSENVVTAKGTLHADTTLPADLKLLGKGYEDNLEELRGQSIPVIDVSLGYESHYNNKNVEGKIVLIQRGITSFVDKITIAYKKGAKAVLLYNNIPEEGFIPTYLGEGYQFVPTFNLSYEQGNELKKKVSAGEATFSFNEMGQETTEGNKLADFSSRGPARTTYDIKPEVTAPGVSVFSTIPSYMHGEDQIGKYEYAYDRLSGTSMASPNAAGVAALLIQSNPELSPSEVKQILMNTADPLNGDYSVYEVGSGVVDPYEAVHSNTRIEVLGKTLHPVDGKEKSIDNNTGAISFGTFAPNGKHLTEDRSLVLYNNSKESKTFDVTVQFQKDRRSSKDASENGVNLTTNSTIKVNGNAKKKTSVFMTIPKTAELGTYEGYIVYTNRNNPDESYQVPFAIQTVEEGINYYNLSHEAMTFPYNYFDVSMTRFIDATFNLKSHMKTLDLFLVDGKTNKEIGFIGSVDGFASSLTNGDLTLKNAFDGIYYPLTGSPDKPLAHHPERAEPGFYKVKVVATNDEGKTFSETDTLSIDYNAPKLSLKPESGVYEYKPEETTVKITGSIFDKEIGEMKEAGVDVTQGDNKVVYRDYLNFRNRGELPVNEDGTFSVDIPMDETRPMHLDFTGIDPATNRTYVESSDIYFIREGEPYALVQPDRRAAFMGETLDVALSLNNVENVKEAVYTFNYNNYYVDIAEVKPASGMSDKISVKVENDNSSPYSSQLEVTATLKEGQQPLSGDLPLVNVTYKVKDEWYGGTLSPSSLRTSITDAEGNTQDMLFNAAPHFRMKPEARVEGTIKTEAFMNPYNGDPATNIDYSTLSAEAKMTGVDGTVYEGTIENGPGFDFNLPLTVIDEQLNLELNVPGHFTFHKTFKMGSYGYKDILFTTLEAGDVNKDDVIDVMDAVYIQEKWGTSDRNADINFDGTVDAADIGYVKENYLMKNPTAENAPKAKQNYKGKSLERILEELGVQ